One segment of Chryseobacterium turcicum DNA contains the following:
- the blaCPS gene encoding CPS family subclass B3 metallo-beta-lactamase, translating into MKNLTLLFLLCLSFFGTAQTVTEPKNNPADWSKDYQPFKIVGNLYYVGTYDLASYLIVTDKGNILINTGLADSYSTIKKNIEKLGFKYKDIKILTLTQAHYDHMGAMAQIKKDTGAKLYVDEKDAEELKSGGKSDYELGKYGVTFQPVIPDFLLKDKAQIKLGNTVLTLLHHPGHTKGSCSFLFETKEGNKNYKVLIANLPSIIIDHKFSDVKKYPTIQKDYAQTFEAMKKINFDVWVASHASQFDLHKKRKEGDVYNPKLFMDKENYFKRLKSLEEDYFEKVKEDSKKK; encoded by the coding sequence ATGAAAAACCTGACACTTTTATTTTTATTATGCCTATCTTTTTTTGGAACTGCACAAACTGTAACAGAGCCTAAAAATAATCCGGCAGATTGGTCAAAAGACTATCAACCTTTTAAAATTGTAGGTAATCTGTATTATGTAGGGACTTACGACCTTGCATCTTATCTTATCGTGACCGATAAAGGCAATATTCTTATCAACACAGGTTTGGCAGATTCTTATTCTACCATTAAAAAGAATATAGAAAAGCTAGGTTTTAAGTATAAAGACATTAAAATTCTTACCTTAACGCAGGCTCATTATGATCACATGGGGGCGATGGCTCAGATAAAAAAAGACACCGGTGCTAAACTTTATGTGGATGAAAAAGATGCAGAAGAGCTGAAAAGTGGAGGAAAATCTGACTACGAATTGGGAAAATACGGGGTTACTTTTCAGCCCGTAATCCCTGATTTTCTGTTAAAAGATAAAGCTCAAATAAAATTGGGAAATACGGTCTTAACATTACTTCATCATCCCGGCCACACAAAAGGATCATGCAGTTTCTTATTTGAAACCAAAGAAGGAAACAAAAATTACAAAGTGCTAATTGCCAATTTACCGTCGATTATTATTGACCATAAATTCTCGGATGTAAAGAAATACCCTACCATTCAGAAAGATTATGCACAGACTTTTGAAGCGATGAAAAAAATCAATTTCGATGTATGGGTAGCTTCACACGCAAGTCAGTTTGACCTTCATAAAAAGCGAAAAGAAGGAGATGTTTACAACCCTAAATTATTTATGGATAAAGAAAATTATTTTAAAAGACTTAAAAGTCTTGAGGAAGATTATTTCGAAAAAGTAAAAGAAGATTCAAAGAAAAAATAA
- a CDS encoding MFS transporter encodes MPAQTSTRQTVKKVLPLILATAIFMQMLDSTILNTSLPSIARDLNESPLNMQNAIISYVLTLAVFMPASGFLADRFGTRRVFIFALVLFSLGSIFCALSQNLTHLVISRVIQGVGGSLMTPVGKLALIKTFNRNELLKAMNFAIVPALIGPVLGPLVGGYMVDYLSWHWIFLINIPIGILGIVLGLKYMPNYNSRDTDFDLKGFLIFAAASLLLSVSLELFGDMQNITPVLIVFILGFLFLYYYYRHAKRGNNPIFPLSLFQVRTFRVGIIGNLATRLGISSVPLLLPLMIQIAYGQSAVISGWIIAPMALTAMFGKSSVIKILNKYGYKRTLMVNTFIIGILICCLAIPDIHSSIFWFVPVIAILGFFNSIQFTSMNTISIADLRNFHTSSGNSLISVNQQLAIGFGIAFGLIVLKIYENNPELIKHETHNAFRYTFLTVGILTILSSLVFRRLHTSDGRNMKSEE; translated from the coding sequence ATGCCCGCACAAACCTCTACCCGACAAACTGTAAAAAAAGTTCTTCCGTTAATATTAGCGACTGCTATTTTTATGCAGATGCTCGATTCTACCATTCTAAATACTTCCCTGCCTTCGATTGCCAGAGATTTAAATGAATCTCCGCTGAATATGCAGAATGCAATTATCAGCTATGTTTTGACATTAGCGGTTTTCATGCCTGCAAGCGGATTTTTGGCAGACCGCTTTGGGACGAGAAGAGTTTTTATCTTTGCATTGGTACTTTTTAGTTTAGGTTCTATATTTTGTGCACTTTCTCAAAACCTTACTCATTTGGTTATTTCACGAGTTATTCAGGGAGTTGGTGGAAGCTTGATGACGCCTGTTGGAAAATTAGCTTTAATTAAAACTTTTAATCGAAACGAATTACTCAAAGCAATGAATTTCGCCATCGTTCCCGCTTTGATTGGTCCAGTTCTCGGTCCTTTGGTGGGTGGATATATGGTAGACTATCTTTCATGGCACTGGATTTTTCTCATCAATATTCCCATTGGAATTTTAGGAATTGTTTTAGGCTTAAAATACATGCCCAATTATAATTCAAGAGATACTGATTTCGATTTAAAAGGATTTTTAATTTTTGCAGCAGCTTCACTTTTACTTTCTGTTTCTCTCGAGCTTTTCGGAGACATGCAAAATATCACACCGGTATTGATTGTTTTCATTTTAGGATTTTTATTTCTTTACTATTATTACCGTCATGCAAAAAGGGGCAACAATCCTATTTTTCCTTTAAGTTTATTTCAGGTTCGAACCTTCAGGGTTGGGATTATAGGAAATCTTGCCACACGATTAGGAATCAGCTCGGTTCCACTATTGCTTCCTTTAATGATTCAGATTGCATACGGTCAATCGGCCGTAATTTCAGGCTGGATAATTGCACCAATGGCATTAACAGCGATGTTTGGAAAATCGTCGGTCATTAAAATTTTAAATAAATACGGTTACAAACGAACTTTAATGGTGAATACATTTATCATCGGAATATTAATTTGTTGCCTTGCCATTCCGGATATTCACAGTTCCATATTTTGGTTTGTTCCAGTGATTGCTATTTTAGGATTTTTCAATTCAATCCAATTTACATCGATGAATACCATTTCTATTGCAGATTTACGAAACTTTCATACCAGTAGTGGAAATTCTTTAATTTCTGTTAATCAACAGTTAGCCATCGGATTCGGGATTGCTTTTGGTTTAATTGTCTTAAAAATCTACGAAAACAACCCTGAATTAATCAAACACGAAACCCACAACGCATTCCGTTACACGTTTCTTACCGTAGGAATTCTAACAATTCTATCAAGCTTAGTCTTCAGAAGATTACACACCTCTGATGGCAGAAACATGAAATCTGAAGAATAA
- a CDS encoding NADPH-dependent FMN reductase, translating to MKILAFAGSTSSTSINRELVKFVLKNFQDDEINFIDLNDYDMPAFSVDREKKGFPDEAHNFLKQIEECDVIICSLAEHNRSYSAAFKNVFDWASRINVKVFQNKSMLLMSTSPGGYGGGNVMNTAKTFFPQFAAEVKETFSLPKFYENFDLESGVINPEMLKDLNDKIESFKNQII from the coding sequence ATGAAAATATTAGCATTTGCAGGAAGCACTTCTTCCACATCCATCAATAGAGAGCTGGTAAAGTTTGTTCTGAAAAACTTTCAGGATGATGAAATTAATTTCATTGATTTAAATGATTATGATATGCCCGCTTTTTCTGTAGATCGAGAAAAAAAAGGATTTCCCGATGAAGCACACAACTTTTTAAAGCAAATTGAAGAATGTGATGTTATCATCTGCTCTTTAGCGGAACATAATCGTTCTTATTCGGCAGCTTTTAAAAATGTATTCGACTGGGCTTCTAGAATCAACGTAAAAGTTTTCCAAAATAAATCAATGTTGTTGATGAGTACTTCTCCGGGAGGTTATGGTGGCGGAAATGTAATGAATACTGCCAAAACTTTTTTCCCACAGTTTGCAGCAGAAGTGAAAGAAACTTTTTCATTGCCTAAATTTTACGAAAATTTCGATTTGGAAAGTGGGGTGATTAATCCTGAAATGCTGAAAGATTTAAATGACAAAATAGAGAGTTTTAAAAATCAAATAATCTAA
- a CDS encoding GNAT family N-acetyltransferase has protein sequence MSYTTRIATVEDYPKLIEIWESAVKATHDFLSESDFEYFKKAIPEQYFPQLEVYIISENNHPKGFGAVSDDTLEMLFIHNDARGKGLGKKLFQYLHDKTGCTKVDVNEQNPQAIGFYEKMGFRKTGRSEKDGTGKDYPLIHMNIN, from the coding sequence ATGTCATATACAACTAGAATAGCAACGGTTGAAGATTATCCAAAACTGATTGAAATTTGGGAATCTGCTGTAAAAGCTACTCATGATTTTTTATCGGAAAGTGATTTTGAATATTTCAAAAAAGCAATTCCTGAGCAGTATTTTCCTCAACTCGAGGTTTATATTATTTCTGAAAACAATCATCCGAAAGGTTTCGGTGCAGTTTCAGACGATACTTTAGAAATGCTTTTTATACACAATGACGCTCGTGGAAAAGGTTTAGGAAAAAAACTTTTTCAATATTTACATGATAAAACGGGCTGTACAAAAGTAGATGTGAACGAGCAAAACCCACAAGCAATAGGATTCTATGAAAAAATGGGTTTCAGAAAAACAGGAAGGTCAGAAAAAGATGGCACTGGGAAAGATTATCCATTGATTCATATGAATATAAATTAA
- a CDS encoding pirin family protein, with the protein MSNIGLIIEEKSADIGNFLVGRLLPFREKRAVGPFVFIDHMGPAELKDYQNLDVPPHPHIGLSTLTYLLEGSIFHRDSIGSALEIKPGAINWMTAGKGVVHSERTPEYLRNTDKKLHGFQIWVGLPKHLEQSEPTFHHIEADELPVWEDGDIQYKLIAGEAFDKKSPVPVHSKLFFIEIKTKTAQKISIGKDLYGEAAMYVLDGTVNIEDNSYGSKQLLIAKNTKLCEFEMSENGTVYLFGGEPFDEERFIFWNFVNSDKELIDKAKVNWNDQNHDAFPLVPGDEEEYVPLPKAILNRK; encoded by the coding sequence ATGTCAAATATCGGACTTATAATAGAAGAAAAATCCGCAGATATCGGAAATTTTTTAGTGGGAAGACTATTACCCTTCCGTGAAAAAAGAGCGGTTGGTCCTTTCGTTTTTATCGATCACATGGGGCCTGCAGAATTAAAAGATTATCAGAATCTTGATGTTCCGCCACATCCTCATATTGGTCTTTCTACGTTAACTTATCTTTTAGAAGGATCTATTTTTCACAGAGACAGCATTGGAAGTGCTCTTGAAATAAAACCAGGCGCTATAAACTGGATGACGGCAGGAAAAGGCGTAGTACACTCAGAAAGAACACCTGAATATTTAAGAAATACCGATAAAAAACTCCACGGATTTCAAATTTGGGTAGGTCTTCCAAAACATTTGGAGCAAAGCGAACCTACTTTTCATCATATTGAAGCTGATGAACTTCCTGTTTGGGAAGATGGTGATATTCAATATAAATTAATTGCTGGCGAGGCTTTCGATAAAAAATCTCCCGTTCCGGTTCACAGTAAATTATTTTTTATTGAAATTAAAACTAAAACCGCACAGAAAATCAGCATTGGAAAAGATCTTTACGGAGAAGCTGCGATGTATGTTTTAGACGGAACAGTAAATATTGAAGATAATTCTTACGGTTCAAAACAATTGCTGATTGCCAAAAACACAAAACTTTGTGAGTTTGAAATGAGCGAAAACGGAACTGTTTATCTTTTCGGAGGCGAACCTTTTGATGAAGAACGTTTCATTTTCTGGAATTTTGTAAACTCAGACAAAGAATTAATTGACAAAGCAAAAGTAAACTGGAATGACCAGAACCATGATGCTTTTCCTTTGGTTCCAGGAGATGAAGAGGAATATGTTCCGCTTCCTAAAGCCATTTTAAATAGAAAATAA
- a CDS encoding erythromycin esterase family protein, translating into MKKNILVAIFIFLCFQLNAQNFQSKYILLGEPTHGDGTVFDEKVKIIKKLHKENQFKTILFEAGFYDNYKVWELLKIAKDFSLYSQSIFPIWSETKAFQELIDYVQKNPDMKILGIDCQEGEIFQNYYLNDLKGFLKQNNIYFTEDEFQIIDKTLIYKDLEYLKNNKTEIQKLHSVCNKFLTALASIKNKDFKGKVIEQAFKSSKAEVDYMLTIINGDKFSVQNPRDKQMAENFIFLQKELKNEKLLLWAANYHIANDLSTFKMSDISLDYIKRMHVQEKNLTGHNESSLDQNLKNINELKDAVSMGKILKDYYKDELFSLAFTAYSGNYLGQHDTVMPILTPPLNSLESDLFSKNSPTVLVDLKEYPKNEFYSSTLGYFPILMKWKNVYDGIFYIPKMHPPEKITYKKALQEEFKTKNNSKIKGKIMSLENIPISYADVYYKSNKKSVVANENGEFYISKSPSLDDYLVFSAMGYQSDSIQVKNSKSENNIYLKPSSEKIISIEEVILKGKKLLSAKEILEKAKDNVTQNYIQTPYNQKFYVSEQRYNDKDILKYNEEALIEIFYKNGLNSSNSPENNIFGEILQYKSQTENSAKNKESGIGNLWTQLNRDIILSKANVLYRTSSYDLTENKIVDYDGKRVYKISFINNSPGVYSTGYGYPAPESSTGTIYIDSKNFAVIRYEHCIVRKTHQYKNSKYPSQTFHKIIQTYKESDGKYFLNFYKQIDKSNYLNEGKVISTFYGNFYLMSEDITLNIVKKYAQPIMKIKNDFSPKTNNEFWENNNFYIEDKDYKFENCNFK; encoded by the coding sequence ATGAAAAAAAATATTTTAGTTGCAATTTTCATCTTTTTATGTTTTCAGTTAAATGCTCAAAATTTTCAGTCTAAATATATTTTGCTCGGAGAACCCACTCATGGCGACGGTACTGTATTTGATGAGAAAGTAAAAATAATCAAGAAATTACACAAGGAAAATCAATTTAAAACAATCTTATTTGAAGCTGGATTTTATGACAACTATAAAGTTTGGGAGTTGCTAAAAATAGCAAAAGATTTCAGTCTTTACAGTCAAAGTATTTTTCCAATATGGTCTGAAACCAAAGCTTTTCAGGAACTTATAGATTATGTACAAAAAAATCCCGACATGAAGATATTAGGTATCGACTGTCAGGAAGGTGAGATTTTTCAAAATTACTACCTCAATGATTTAAAAGGATTTTTAAAACAGAACAATATTTATTTTACTGAAGATGAATTTCAAATTATTGATAAAACTTTAATTTATAAAGATTTAGAATATTTAAAAAATAATAAAACTGAAATTCAAAAATTACATTCTGTTTGTAATAAGTTTCTTACAGCTTTAGCCTCTATTAAAAATAAAGATTTCAAGGGAAAAGTTATTGAGCAGGCTTTCAAAAGCTCAAAAGCAGAAGTAGATTATATGTTGACCATAATTAATGGTGATAAATTTTCTGTTCAAAACCCACGGGACAAACAAATGGCAGAGAACTTTATTTTTCTTCAGAAAGAATTGAAAAATGAAAAACTACTTCTTTGGGCAGCAAATTATCATATCGCCAATGATTTAAGTACATTCAAAATGTCTGATATCAGCCTTGATTATATAAAAAGGATGCATGTTCAGGAGAAAAACCTTACAGGACATAATGAATCTTCATTAGACCAGAATCTTAAAAACATTAATGAATTAAAAGATGCTGTTTCAATGGGGAAAATCCTTAAAGATTACTATAAAGATGAATTATTTTCTCTAGCATTTACGGCATATTCAGGAAATTATTTGGGACAACACGACACTGTAATGCCAATTTTAACACCTCCTTTAAATAGTTTAGAATCTGATTTATTTTCAAAAAATAGTCCTACCGTTTTAGTTGATTTAAAAGAATATCCGAAAAATGAATTTTACTCTTCTACACTCGGATACTTCCCTATTTTAATGAAGTGGAAAAACGTTTATGATGGCATTTTTTATATCCCGAAAATGCACCCTCCTGAAAAAATTACTTATAAAAAAGCTTTACAAGAAGAATTTAAAACCAAGAACAATTCTAAAATAAAAGGCAAAATAATGAGTTTGGAAAACATTCCAATTTCTTATGCTGATGTTTATTATAAATCAAATAAGAAAAGCGTGGTAGCCAATGAAAATGGAGAATTTTATATTTCAAAATCACCTTCATTAGATGATTACCTAGTATTTTCTGCGATGGGTTACCAAAGTGATTCTATTCAGGTTAAAAACTCAAAATCAGAGAATAATATTTATCTGAAGCCTTCTTCCGAAAAAATAATATCTATTGAGGAAGTTATTTTAAAAGGAAAAAAACTTCTATCTGCGAAAGAAATTTTAGAAAAAGCAAAAGATAATGTAACACAAAATTACATTCAAACTCCTTACAATCAAAAATTTTATGTAAGCGAACAACGATATAATGACAAAGATATTTTAAAATATAATGAAGAAGCATTGATTGAAATATTTTATAAAAATGGATTAAACAGCTCAAACAGTCCTGAAAATAATATTTTTGGTGAAATTTTACAATACAAAAGTCAAACAGAAAATTCTGCAAAAAATAAAGAAAGCGGTATCGGAAACTTGTGGACACAGCTGAATCGTGATATTATTTTAAGTAAAGCCAATGTATTGTACAGAACCTCCTCTTACGATTTAACGGAAAATAAAATAGTTGATTATGATGGAAAAAGAGTCTATAAAATCAGTTTTATCAATAATTCACCCGGAGTTTATTCTACTGGCTATGGTTATCCCGCTCCAGAAAGCTCAACCGGAACAATATATATCGACAGCAAAAATTTTGCAGTCATTCGCTATGAACATTGTATTGTAAGAAAAACACATCAATATAAAAATTCTAAATATCCATCCCAAACCTTTCATAAAATCATTCAGACTTACAAAGAATCTGACGGAAAATACTTTCTTAATTTCTACAAACAGATTGATAAAAGCAATTATCTGAATGAGGGTAAAGTAATCTCAACATTTTACGGAAACTTCTACCTCATGTCTGAAGATATTACACTGAATATCGTTAAAAAATATGCTCAACCGATTATGAAGATTAAAAACGATTTTTCACCAAAAACAAATAATGAATTCTGGGAAAACAATAATTTTTATATAGAAGACAAAGATTATAAATTTGAAAATTGTAACTTTAAATAA
- a CDS encoding GNAT family N-acetyltransferase has product MIDVKQNNDEKHGSFEALIDGRRAGLMTYTWAGEDRFIIDHTEVEEAYNGKGVGKEMLIKAVEFARENGKKIIPLCPFAKATFQKNEDLRDVL; this is encoded by the coding sequence ATGATAGACGTAAAACAAAACAACGACGAAAAACACGGAAGCTTTGAAGCATTGATCGATGGAAGAAGAGCTGGATTAATGACCTATACTTGGGCAGGTGAAGACCGATTCATCATCGATCATACCGAGGTGGAAGAAGCCTACAACGGAAAAGGAGTAGGAAAAGAAATGCTGATAAAAGCGGTAGAATTCGCAAGAGAAAATGGTAAGAAAATCATTCCTCTTTGTCCGTTTGCAAAGGCAACATTCCAGAAAAATGAAGATTTGCGAGATGTTTTATAA
- a CDS encoding NAD(P)H-dependent flavin oxidoreductase, protein MLFSKTISEILNIKYPIIQAPMFGVSTPEMTAAATKAGCLGSLALADLTAEKSVELIRRTKKLTNQPFAANIFVHEIPEITDELKLQYARTKKYLEDLAQENNIYTQLPNLEDFKINSYHEQIDVIVEEKCKILSFTFGNLDNKSIQKLKENGTILIGTCTSVEEALVLEKSGIDIICVQGIEAGGHRGSFVPENILQIGGFSLLSQVYDSLKVPLIYAGGIYNGKTLKAAQELGAQGFQIGSLLLASQESALLDFEKARLKNVKEKDIVLTKSFSGRYARGIKNKFIETIENSDYILPYPYQNKLTGELRKIARTVKNDEFVNLWAGQSIVNYSEDSTQDILEKLIQECF, encoded by the coding sequence ATGCTTTTCTCAAAAACCATCAGCGAAATTTTAAATATAAAATATCCCATTATACAAGCGCCAATGTTTGGCGTAAGTACGCCAGAAATGACTGCAGCAGCAACAAAAGCAGGATGTTTGGGTTCGCTAGCATTGGCAGACCTTACTGCTGAAAAATCGGTTGAATTGATACGAAGAACGAAAAAACTAACCAATCAGCCTTTTGCTGCTAATATTTTTGTTCACGAAATTCCTGAAATCACAGACGAATTAAAATTACAATATGCTAGAACGAAAAAATATCTTGAAGATTTAGCTCAGGAAAATAATATTTACACTCAGCTTCCCAATTTAGAAGATTTTAAAATCAATTCTTATCATGAGCAAATTGATGTAATTGTTGAAGAGAAATGTAAAATCCTAAGCTTTACTTTTGGAAACCTTGATAATAAAAGTATTCAAAAATTAAAAGAAAACGGAACTATTTTAATCGGAACCTGTACTTCTGTAGAAGAAGCTTTAGTTCTTGAAAAATCAGGAATTGACATTATCTGTGTTCAGGGAATTGAAGCAGGTGGTCATCGTGGAAGCTTTGTTCCGGAAAATATTCTACAAATTGGAGGTTTTTCTTTACTTTCTCAGGTGTATGATTCTTTAAAAGTTCCATTAATTTATGCAGGTGGAATTTATAACGGGAAAACTTTAAAAGCGGCACAAGAATTGGGGGCGCAAGGTTTTCAGATAGGAAGTCTTTTATTAGCTTCTCAGGAAAGCGCTTTGCTGGATTTTGAAAAGGCAAGGCTGAAAAACGTAAAAGAAAAAGATATTGTTTTAACGAAAAGTTTTTCGGGACGGTATGCAAGAGGTATTAAAAATAAATTTATTGAAACGATTGAAAACTCAGATTATATTTTGCCTTATCCTTATCAAAATAAATTGACCGGAGAATTGAGGAAAATAGCAAGAACGGTGAAAAATGATGAGTTTGTTAATCTTTGGGCAGGGCAATCAATTGTTAACTACAGCGAAGATTCAACCCAAGATATTTTAGAAAAATTAATTCAGGAATGTTTTTAA
- a CDS encoding OsmC family protein, whose amino-acid sequence MAVTVKASLGKTKYYTEVVAGENTLITDEPIDKGGQNKGFNPFEILATSLASCTAATLRMYIDRKEWNVEKIDVEVELENFPLTKLAVFKRNISFEGEDLSADQLKRLHTIADACPVHKILNNEIEIQTKFS is encoded by the coding sequence ATGGCTGTAACTGTAAAAGCAAGTTTAGGCAAAACAAAATATTACACAGAAGTTGTGGCAGGCGAAAATACGCTTATCACTGACGAACCCATCGACAAAGGCGGACAAAATAAGGGGTTTAATCCTTTTGAAATCCTCGCAACCTCTTTGGCAAGCTGTACTGCGGCGACACTTAGAATGTATATTGACCGAAAAGAATGGAACGTTGAAAAAATTGACGTAGAAGTTGAATTGGAAAATTTCCCTTTAACAAAATTGGCAGTTTTTAAAAGAAACATTAGTTTTGAAGGAGAAGACCTAAGCGCAGATCAGCTGAAAAGACTTCATACCATTGCCGACGCTTGTCCCGTGCACAAAATATTAAATAACGAAATAGAAATTCAAACCAAATTTTCTTAA
- a CDS encoding GNAT family N-acetyltransferase: protein MKPEFENIPLVKNEDKKRFEIEVNGHFAFIDYKETSHQIALIHTEAEPELAGTGAAAAVVEKTLIYIEESGKKLLPFCPYVFAFIKKNPDWKRIVDQRFEGYDKL from the coding sequence ATGAAACCAGAATTTGAAAACATTCCATTAGTAAAAAACGAAGATAAAAAAAGATTTGAAATCGAAGTAAACGGTCATTTTGCCTTTATTGATTACAAAGAAACAAGTCATCAAATCGCTCTTATTCATACCGAAGCCGAACCTGAATTGGCAGGAACCGGAGCGGCAGCGGCAGTGGTTGAAAAAACATTAATCTACATTGAAGAAAGTGGTAAAAAGTTGCTTCCATTTTGTCCGTATGTTTTTGCGTTTATTAAAAAAAATCCAGACTGGAAACGTATTGTAGACCAAAGATTTGAAGGGTACGACAAACTTTAA
- a CDS encoding pirin family protein has translation MTTKKVEIVIPPKPAHFVGDGFRVHNFIPGAHHLDMKRMDPFIMLDYNSKFHFNGSETPRGVGVHPHRGFETVTIAYQGKVEHHDSAGGGGIIGEGDIQWMTAASGVLHKEYHEKEWSKNGGIFQMVQLWVNLPAKDKMSKPKYQAIKNSEIKRAELGENGFVEIIAGEFQNIKGSASTFSPVNLMNAKLKSGGKAEFNFPANFNTAALVIEGNILVNGEEKVKTDHLVLFKNEGETFTIEATEDSVVLILSGEPLNEPIFPHGPFVMNSREEIMQAFEDFNTGKFGYLED, from the coding sequence ATGACAACAAAAAAAGTAGAAATAGTAATTCCTCCAAAGCCTGCTCATTTTGTAGGTGATGGTTTCAGAGTACACAATTTTATTCCGGGAGCTCATCATTTAGATATGAAAAGAATGGATCCGTTTATCATGCTCGATTACAATTCTAAATTTCATTTCAATGGTTCAGAAACACCTCGTGGAGTCGGCGTACACCCGCACAGAGGTTTTGAAACAGTTACGATTGCTTACCAAGGAAAAGTAGAACATCACGACAGCGCAGGAGGTGGTGGTATTATTGGTGAAGGCGACATACAATGGATGACAGCAGCAAGCGGAGTTTTACATAAAGAGTATCACGAAAAAGAATGGTCAAAAAACGGAGGTATTTTCCAGATGGTACAGCTTTGGGTAAATCTTCCCGCAAAAGATAAAATGAGCAAGCCAAAATATCAGGCGATTAAAAACTCAGAAATAAAAAGAGCAGAGTTAGGTGAAAACGGATTTGTGGAAATTATTGCTGGAGAATTTCAGAATATAAAAGGTTCTGCATCTACATTCAGTCCGGTTAATTTGATGAATGCCAAATTAAAATCAGGTGGAAAAGCAGAATTTAATTTTCCTGCTAATTTTAATACCGCAGCATTGGTTATTGAAGGAAACATCTTAGTGAATGGTGAAGAAAAAGTAAAAACTGACCATTTAGTTTTGTTTAAAAATGAAGGCGAAACTTTCACCATCGAAGCAACGGAAGATTCTGTCGTATTAATTCTCAGCGGAGAGCCATTAAATGAGCCTATTTTCCCTCATGGTCCTTTTGTAATGAATAGCAGAGAGGAAATTATGCAGGCTTTTGAAGATTTCAATACCGGAAAATTCGGGTATTTGGAAGATTAA